AATTCAGAAGCTAGAACTCCAGGATGCTGATAACTTGCTGAAAGTCACATAAGTGATAGATCCAATACATAAGCCAAGGTGTTTCTGACTCCATTGTAAgtttccctatttttattttaaaactattttaaagatcttagtTATTCAGTGATATTTCAATAGAGTGACAATTATGCCGGGAGGAAATTGAAGAGTGCAGTGCAAGTTCTAAAATTTTTCCAGCGAGTTAATGAAAAATCTTCTGGAGGCTATTAGAATATTTCCTTAGAGACATCTTTAGAGAAGCTgtaataacaaaattaataattacattttaaaatagatctAAACATAGGCTAGTAATATAGCCATGAATAGTTCTGAAGAATAGTTTAGTTAGTAAAAAAACTAAGTAGAGCCAGAATAATGTGGTTCAAATACTTTTACCTCTGATCAAGTGGCTTGATTCGTAAGTCATTTCAAAATATCAAACCAGAGACTTATGTTCAAGCAGAGGGTGTATCTCTTGGAGAAGTGTCAGAATTTTTGAAGGCTGTTACACTTTTACCCTCTACATTCTTATTTGCCTTGTCCCATCTTCAAATCACTTGCTAATATTGGAAGAAATTTTTGATCAGGCAGTATCCTCGTATGTAAACAGTGTGAGGAAaacaagaagataaagaaaacaaatacttgAGGGGAATATGTAGCTTTTGTATCCATTTAGGAATACTGTCATCACTAAGAGTATGAACTTTGGAATCAGATATCTagttcaaattctggctcagCCACTGATTAGCTATGTAACTTCATTTCAGGGAAATAGttgaacctctctgagcctatGTTTCCCACACAATGAAAAGGTGAAAATATCTACTTCAAAGGAATGTGTTAAATATTGCTGATGATAATAAAGAATAAGACCTGGGAcaagcaaatacacacacaccactttatgatagaaattattttactaaatcCTTTTATGAGTGAGGAAATGGCAACTCAGTGAGCTTATCTGATTTGCCCTAGGCTGGAAAGCTAGCAAGTGAAAGATTCAGGATTTGAATTTAGGCACCAAGATAATTCTACAAATTGATTTCTGTAAATTCCCCAAATTACATTTTGGCCTCAGGGAGACTGCAGTGCTCTGTTCAGGAATCTCCGTAAGGCGCTCTTCATGTCTTTGTTTCTCAGGCTATAGATAAACGGGTTCAGCATGGGGGTCACGACAGCATACATCACCGCTGCGATCCTGTCCCTGCTGGCTGAGTCAGCAGTGGAGGGAATGAAGTAGACCCCAATAGCAGATGCATAGAACAAGCAAACTGCTGAGAGGTGGGAGCCGCAGGTGGAGAAGGCCTTCCACTTCCCACTGGCTGATGGGACCCTCATGATGGCAGCCATGATGCGGATGTATGAAATGATGATTAGCAAGGGGATCAAGAAGGTTAATGCCCCTCCCCAGTACATCAGCACACACTGGTTGGCATAAGTATTAGAACAAGAGAGTTTCAACAGGGGGAGAAGTTCACAGAAGAAGTGGGGAATGACATTGTCAGTGCAGAAGGATAACTGGGCCAGGAGAATGGTGTGGGTTAGAGAGTAGGAATTGGCAAGGACGAGAGACGTGGCCACCAGCAGGGTGCAGCATCTGGGACTCATAACCAAGGTGTAGTGGAGTGGATGGCAGATAGCCACAAGCCGGTCATATGCCATCACTGCCAGGAGGAAGACGTCTAGACCAATGAAccacaggaagaaatagatctgacACAGGCATTCAACATAGGGGATGGCACAACTGTGCACCTGGATATTCACCAGCATCCTAGGGACCGTGGTGGATGACAAACACAGGTCAGTGAGGGAGAAGTTGgccaggaagaagtacatgggagtGTAGAGATGTGGGTCAGAGCCAATGGCCAGGATGATGAGAATATTCCCCACCACGGTGACGAAGTACATGCCCAGGAAGATGCCAAAGAGGAGAGGCTGCAGCTCCTGCTGCTCAGAGAGACCCAGGAGGAGGAATTCAGTGACACTGGTGTGGTTTCCTGGTTTCATGTCACGGTATAACTAAAGAATAAAACCAAGGACAACATTTCAAAAACTTGCCTTGCTCTAATATTGCCTCAATGGAAACAGAGGCATTAAATAAAGATGGCATCGGAATATCAATAGCTGTGCATTATCTCATTGAAACCCGACAGATCGCTATGAGGGGGTTATGCTCTGCCCATGAGGAATTGTGTCTCCTAGAAAGAGGTAGAGGTAAAGTTTAAATCTTGGCAATTCTGACTTTAGAGTCTGACCTCTCTGCTAATCTTCTGATAAGGCAACTGGAACAAGTTCATTTATTCCCTCCACATTCACTGAGTACTTAGCATGTGTGCCTGCTCTAAGTACCAAAAAGCATAGTGATGAAGATACAGCAAGGGCCCTTTCCTCATGCAGATAATATTTTAGTCAGAGGAGTCAGAAATATACAgacacataaagaaaaaataagtgctAGAGTGAACATCAAATATAGTGATGGTCAGGACATTgcttcaaaatgaataaatgaacaagtaactcaagaagaaataaagggaTGGATAAGAAGGAGACAGACAAGGAAAAGAATTgattgaaagaatattttatcaGTGGGAACAGTAGGTGCAAACATGGGAATGAGCACATGTatttggagaagaaagaaaccaagTGTGGCTCAAATAaggtgagggtgggaggagaagAGGTCAGGGGTGGGCTGGAGCTGGTCACATGTGGCCATGGAGTGCACATTAGGGAGTTGGGATTTTGTTCTCAGAAGAGTCAGAGCCCTGTGAGGATGTGTGGGGACACATGGGTGGAAGCAGGTGGCCACAGTCTGACTTATGATACGTGCAGATTGTTCCACTGCTGTGTGGAGAAGGATGGTCGGAGCATGCCTGCAGGCAGGGAGACCAGTGAGGAAGCACATCCAGGACCCAGGGTGGAAGCTGGGGAGAGAGTGTGAAGTAGGCTGTGCTTTAGGGAGTTTACTGACTTGCCTGAGGATGGCTGTACATGCTATACATGCTGGATCTGGGCCCTAGAATAAAAAGCATTAAAGGCTTTTTACTCCTCCAAACTGCACCATTGAGTGTACAAAAATCTTAAAATCCTTTGAAGTACATGGGAAAGAAT
This region of Nycticebus coucang isolate mNycCou1 chromosome 2, mNycCou1.pri, whole genome shotgun sequence genomic DNA includes:
- the LOC128596145 gene encoding olfactory receptor 1G1-like: MKPGNHTSVTEFLLLGLSEQQELQPLLFGIFLGMYFVTVVGNILIILAIGSDPHLYTPMYFFLANFSLTDLCLSSTTVPRMLVNIQVHSCAIPYVECLCQIYFFLWFIGLDVFLLAVMAYDRLVAICHPLHYTLVMSPRCCTLLVATSLVLANSYSLTHTILLAQLSFCTDNVIPHFFCELLPLLKLSCSNTYANQCVLMYWGGALTFLIPLLIIISYIRIMAAIMRVPSASGKWKAFSTCGSHLSAVCLFYASAIGVYFIPSTADSASRDRIAAVMYAVVTPMLNPFIYSLRNKDMKSALRRFLNRALQSP